From Thalassococcus sp. S3, one genomic window encodes:
- a CDS encoding LysE family translocator has protein sequence MTFETYLVYLATVLIFFAHPPGPSQVLFMAGSMQHGLRRALPILAGDLTANTGQILIAGFGLAGLVAISANVFTAVKWAGIVYLVYVGLRMIRQASRAKDKPAAPKRAALFRTGFVTSAANPYAVIFFAALFPQFIDPAAPVAPQVAILGITYLVIDGIILVLMGATAARLFALMGARIERWVGVISGAGLILAAALLALRGDPEPAK, from the coding sequence ATGACGTTTGAAACCTATCTCGTTTACCTCGCCACCGTCCTGATCTTCTTTGCCCATCCCCCGGGGCCCAGCCAGGTGCTCTTCATGGCAGGCTCCATGCAACATGGGCTCCGCCGGGCGCTGCCGATCCTGGCAGGGGATCTCACCGCCAATACCGGCCAGATCCTGATCGCGGGCTTTGGCCTCGCCGGTCTGGTCGCGATCTCCGCCAATGTCTTTACGGCCGTGAAATGGGCCGGCATCGTCTATCTCGTCTATGTCGGCCTCCGCATGATCCGCCAGGCCTCCCGCGCCAAGGACAAACCCGCAGCCCCCAAACGCGCAGCCCTTTTCCGCACCGGGTTCGTCACATCGGCAGCCAATCCCTACGCGGTGATCTTCTTCGCCGCCCTCTTTCCGCAATTTATCGACCCCGCCGCACCCGTCGCCCCCCAGGTCGCCATTCTCGGCATCACCTACCTCGTGATCGACGGCATCATCCTCGTCTTGATGGGCGCCACGGCCGCCCGCCTCTTCGCGCTCATGGGCGCGCGGATCGAACGCTGGGTCGGCGTCATCTCTGGCGCGGGC